A genome region from Cucumis sativus cultivar 9930 chromosome 4, Cucumber_9930_V3, whole genome shotgun sequence includes the following:
- the LOC105435167 gene encoding protein LAZY 1 gives MKLLGWMHRKFRQNNGQLPLKEYFVNGQQASDEQQYFPRTSTNNPFKQAQRDLDIARSDHEDYEDESLISISEIFPGFLAIGTLGSSEPATPKFSISIDHITESDQTEVTKNELKLINDELEKVLEAEAKDEGGSRQDSHANKVESNIYNNYVESGDHDAVVCPLQEYLFGSAVEMSTTMAKKENRTSLGELFQRSKVVEEGGGGRCDEKDEQKKVEKEGDNRYGMQLLKKKLKKKMFCAASKSTLSSNASGEVLDVSSATKLHKILHLFNRKVYPAESITMGKDQKVGDPHKVQKSYDKKKKTTITTTVDGRSSNNNEETTSTDEDIMIFPKQLILKQTLQSIQTRSGPPRFSDISDDDDDVDFNYWNKEQWIKSDSDYLVLEL, from the exons GGCAACAAGCAAGTGATGAACAACAATATTTCCCAAGAACAAGCACCAATAACCCTTTCAAACAAGCCCAAAGAGACCTAGATATTGCAAGATCAGATCATGAAGACTATGAAGATGAATCCCTAATCTCCATATCTGAAATCTTCCCTGGCTTTCTTGCCATTGGAACCCTAGGCTCTTCTGAACCCGCAACCCCAAAATTCTCCATCTCCATTGATCACATTACTGAAAGTGATCAAACTGAAGTCACAAAGAATGAGCTCAAACTGATCAACGATGAGCTCGAGAAGGTGCTAGAGGCCGAGGCAAAAGACGAAGGGGGGTCGAGGCAGGACAGCCATGCGAACAAAGTCGAgagcaatatatataataattatgttgAGAGTGGTGATCATGACGCTGTGGTTTGCCCACTTCAAGAGTACTTGTTTGGGTCGGCGGTTGAGATGTCAACAACGATGGCGAAGAAGGAGAACCGGACATCACTTGGGGAACTGTTTCAGAGAAGTAAGGTGGTAGAGGAAGGTGGAGGGGGAAGATGTGATGAGAAGGATGAGCAAAAGAAAGTAGAGAAGGAAGGTGATAATAGGTATGGGATGcaattgttgaaaaagaagttgaagaaaaagatgttTTGTGCTGCTTCTAAAAGCACTTTAAGTTCAAATGCTTCTGGTGAAGTCTTGGATGTTTCATCTGCAACAAAACTTCACAAG ATTCTTCATTTGTTCAACAGGAAAGTTTATCCAGCTGAAAGCATCACAATGGGCAAAGATCAAAAAGTAGGGGATCCTCATAAGGTACAAAAGAGttatgacaaaaagaaaaaaacaacaatcacCACCACTGTTGATGGAAGATCATCGAACAATAATGAAGAAACAACCTCCACAGATGAAGACATCATGATCTTTCCAAAACAGCTCATCTTAAAGCAAACCCTACAAAGCATCCAAACCCGCTCTGGTCCTCCACGATTCTCCGACATTAGCGATGATGATGACGATGTCGATTTCAATTATTGGAACAAGGAGCAATGGATCAAATCGGACTCTGACT ACTTGGTGTTGGAGCTTTGA